The following proteins come from a genomic window of Chelmon rostratus isolate fCheRos1 chromosome 23, fCheRos1.pri, whole genome shotgun sequence:
- the LOC121626835 gene encoding meiosis 1 arrest protein, whose translation MSVDNRKRSAGSSNPGNFVFWSSSFPHQPARVLIVEALPPWWSETCTVLCDALDNFLSLACSLDGPCRIPLLSLYAISRQQECLLPFVQVHGNLTRLRSCVEELRSIPGEGCIRGAARGGELLRQAVLDSLQQFKQYIRHTSTGNQASNNTSVEVTVVTSQPGQGIVRQLEMGLKDADLVSLKRLLVVHLHSAADWGHDNPSPEAMHTETEDCLMLGTEVDLQQVENSVLAMEMVLKAWLQEQGGDKEHLHLLLPSPVDNPIPVCVKCDMQERLISPALVPLNPNLGVKTESVRDFLPIIKGSANQSQVPRRLKAIRTLHADGVCESVLYGLPLVIRPTTCWQLDWDELETNHNLFHALCHTLRSRDLFLLLQVEPAQRSAAGGSGVCSHYVLQPSPSLSLLLKPVVSRELLLPCSLPVSAQEAAPDVMQTMQACVTQLDEEFVFNPLSLSSNLYQHLRSRGLLSQPRYPYRLQPAAAHRDQSQPLEGPKTTGSRQPRQPQNQGRQLGTNCKVRATVAPFPSSSSHSSSSLGPPPAKASRPALTLLSSSRRSLAPARREEDDDDDVSMVVQ comes from the exons atGTCTGTGGACAACAGAAAGAGGTCAGCAGGTTCCTCAAACCCTGGGAACTTTGTTTTCTGGTCTTCCTCATTCCCGCATCAACCAGCCAGGGTCCTGATCGTGGAGGCACTACCACCCTGGTGGTCAGAGACCTGTACAGTGCTCTGTGATGCTCTAGATAACTTCCTGTCCTTGGCCTGTAGTCTGGATGGACCCTGCAGGATACCACTACTCAGTCTGTATGccatcagcagacagcaggaatGTCTACTGCCATTTGTG CAGGTTCATGGTAACCTCACCAGGCTGCGTTCCTGTGTCGAGGAGCTGAGGTCTATTCCAGGTGAAGGTTGTATCAGAGGAGCAGCCAGAGGAGGCGAACTGCTGCGACAGGCAGTGCTGGACAGTCTGCAGCAGTTTAAACAGTACATCAGACACACCAGTACTGGCAACCAGGCCAGCAACAACACGTCTGTGGAG GTTACTGTGGTGACCAGCCAGCCAGGCCAGGGCATTGTGCGCCAGTTGGAGATGGGGCTCAAAGATGCTGACCTGGTGTCACTGAAGCGGCTCCTGGTGGTACATCTCCATAGTGCAGCAGACTGGGGCCATGACAACCCCTCACCTGAGGCCATGCACACTGAGACTGAAG ACTGTCTGATGTTGGGAACAGAGGTCGACCTGCAACAGGTGGAAAACAGTGTGCTTGCCATGGAAATGGTGTTGAAGGCGTGGCTTCAAGAGCAGGGAGGAGACAAAGAGCACCTTCACCTCCTGCTTCCCAGCCCTGTGGACAATCCCATTCCAG tgtgtgtaaagtgtgacATGCAGGAACGTCTGATAAGCCCTGCACTGGTCCCCCTGAACCCCAATCTGGGAGTGAAGACAGAAAGCGTCCGGGACTTCCTGCCCATCATTAAGggatcagccaatcagagtcaaGTGCCGCGGAGACTGAAAGCAATCAG gACTCTGCACGCAGAcggagtgtgtgagagtgtgttgtACGGCCTGCCGCTGGTGATCCGCCCCACCACCTGCTGGCAGCTGGACTGGGATGAATTGGAGACCAACCACAACTTGTTCCACGCTCTCTGCCACACACTCAGG aGTCGTGActtgttcctgctgctgcaggtggagcccGCACAGAGGTCTGCAGCTGGAGGCTCAG GTGTGTGTTCTCACTATGTCCTCCAGCCatccccgtctctctccctcctcctgaaACCTGTGGTCTCCAGAGAGTTGCTGCTGCCCTGCTCGCTGCCTGTCTCAGCTCAGGAAGCTGCACCTGATGTCATGCAGACTATGCAG GCCTGTGTCACACAGCTGGATGAGGAGTTTGTGTtcaaccctctctctctgagcagTAACCTCTACCAGCACCTCAGGAGTAGGGGCCTGCTCTCACAGCCACGATACCCATACAG gctgcagccagcagcagcccaCAGAGACCAGTCTCAGCCACTAGAGGGCCCTAAAAccacaggcagcaggcagccaCGGCAG CCACAAAACCAGGGTCGCCAACTGGGAACAAACTGCAAAGTCAGGGCCACTGTGGctcccttcccctcttcctcttcccactcctcttcctccctgggACCTCCTCCTGCAAAGGCCTCTCGTCCGGCTCTGACGCTCCTTAGCAGCAGCCGTCGGAGCCTGGCCCCCGCTCGGCGGGAGGAAGACGACGACGATGATGTCTCCATGGTAGTTCAGTGA